From Streptomyces durmitorensis, a single genomic window includes:
- a CDS encoding ABC transporter ATP-binding protein, producing MSASTPASRTTGPDEGDLLSAERAASADPHPELPSPADHFDKDTLPAPPGATSALLRSLLSPLRGRVVLAAVLLLLQQAAVQGGPLLVAYAIDRGVPAVRADDYGPLVAIGIGYLLCAAASGGFQYAFIVASARVNQDVLLDLRGRIFRHAQALSVDFHEQYTSGRLISRSTTDVESLRELLSEGLQELVTVILSFVYISAMLLWLDLSLGAAAVVSFVPLYLLVRRYQHRAGPLFGKRSTAIAAVIVKFAETMNGIRPVRAFRRERANEAEFGVLNRHHERSNGDAMLEMARYVVGSRLVANTAVAGIVLWGAYRVTDGTLALGVLAAAVLYLRRLYDPIDRLGMFLNSYQSAAASLEKVAGLLAQTPSVPEPHPDRARPLPALASEHPGREVDFDGVRFAYRTGGEVLPRFDLTLPAGQTVAVVGSTGAGKSTLAKLLARFYDPTAGRVLLDGVDLRDLANAELRRGVVMVTQEAFLFSGTVAENIAIGRPDATREDIERAAKAIGAHDFITSLPDGYDTDVRKRGGRISAGQRQLVAFARALLADPAVLILDEATSSLDIPGERAVQRAMHTVLRGRTAVVIAHRLSTVEIADRVLVMEHGRVVEDGTPDELIAGSGSFADLHRAWRDSVVG from the coding sequence ATGAGCGCGTCGACACCCGCCTCACGTACCACGGGGCCTGACGAGGGAGACCTCCTCTCAGCCGAGCGCGCCGCTTCCGCCGACCCGCACCCCGAACTCCCCTCCCCCGCCGACCACTTCGACAAGGACACCCTCCCCGCGCCCCCCGGCGCCACCTCCGCCCTGCTGCGTTCGCTGCTCTCGCCGTTGCGTGGGCGCGTTGTTCTCGCGGCCGTGCTGCTTCTTCTCCAGCAGGCCGCCGTGCAGGGCGGGCCGCTGCTCGTCGCGTACGCCATCGACCGTGGCGTGCCCGCCGTCCGTGCCGACGACTACGGGCCGCTCGTCGCCATCGGCATCGGATATCTGCTCTGCGCGGCGGCATCCGGCGGGTTCCAGTACGCGTTCATCGTGGCCTCCGCCCGCGTCAACCAGGACGTACTGCTCGATCTGCGGGGGCGGATCTTCCGCCATGCGCAGGCACTCAGCGTGGACTTCCACGAGCAGTACACCTCGGGGCGGCTCATCTCCCGGTCCACCACCGACGTGGAATCCCTGCGGGAACTCCTCAGCGAGGGGCTTCAGGAGCTGGTCACCGTCATCCTGTCCTTCGTCTACATCTCGGCGATGCTGCTCTGGCTCGACCTGAGCCTCGGCGCGGCGGCGGTCGTGTCGTTCGTGCCGCTGTATCTGCTGGTGCGCCGATATCAGCATCGCGCCGGGCCCCTCTTCGGGAAGCGGTCCACCGCCATCGCCGCCGTCATCGTGAAGTTCGCCGAGACGATGAACGGCATCCGGCCGGTCCGCGCCTTCCGGCGCGAGCGCGCCAACGAGGCCGAGTTCGGCGTGCTCAACCGCCACCACGAGCGGTCGAACGGCGACGCCATGCTGGAGATGGCCCGCTATGTGGTCGGCTCCCGGCTCGTCGCCAACACGGCCGTCGCCGGCATCGTCCTGTGGGGCGCCTACCGCGTCACCGACGGCACCCTCGCGCTCGGCGTCCTCGCCGCGGCCGTGCTCTATCTGCGGCGCCTGTACGACCCAATCGACCGGCTCGGGATGTTCCTGAACTCCTACCAGTCGGCCGCCGCCTCCCTGGAGAAGGTCGCCGGACTCCTTGCCCAGACGCCCTCCGTGCCCGAGCCCCACCCCGACCGCGCCCGCCCGCTGCCCGCCCTCGCCTCCGAACACCCGGGCCGCGAGGTCGACTTCGACGGCGTGCGGTTCGCCTACCGGACCGGCGGCGAGGTCCTGCCCCGCTTCGACCTGACGCTGCCCGCCGGGCAGACCGTCGCCGTCGTCGGCTCCACCGGCGCGGGCAAGTCGACGCTCGCCAAGCTGCTCGCCCGCTTCTACGACCCGACGGCGGGCCGGGTCCTGCTCGACGGGGTCGACCTGCGGGACCTCGCCAACGCCGAGCTGAGGCGCGGCGTCGTCATGGTGACCCAGGAGGCCTTCCTCTTCTCCGGCACGGTCGCCGAGAACATCGCCATCGGCCGCCCCGACGCCACCCGCGAGGACATCGAGCGGGCGGCGAAAGCCATCGGCGCCCACGACTTCATCACGTCACTGCCCGACGGCTACGACACCGACGTACGCAAGAGGGGCGGCCGAATCTCCGCCGGTCAGCGCCAGCTCGTCGCCTTCGCGCGGGCGCTGCTCGCCGACCCTGCGGTGCTGATCCTCGACGAGGCGACCAGCTCGCTCGACATCCCCGGCGAGCGGGCCGTGCAGCGCGCCATGCACACGGTGCTTCGCGGACGTACCGCCGTCGTGATCGCCCACCGGCTCTCCACGGTGGAGATCGCCGACCGGGTGCTCGTGATGGAGCACGGGCGCGTCGTGGAGGACGGCACACCGGACGAACTGATCGCCGGGAGCGGGTCGTTCGCGGACCTGCACCGGGCGTGGCGGGACAGCGTGGTGGGGTAG